The Manihot esculenta cultivar AM560-2 chromosome 1, M.esculenta_v8, whole genome shotgun sequence genome has a window encoding:
- the LOC110630092 gene encoding receptor-like protein kinase FERONIA isoform X2 — MRNAITLLFLSLLFHHTLLISGNDSIALDCGSTIDGPAKDGRNWTADTSSKFFLLDPTNASKIYSALKSPMSDTVPYRTARLSRSEFTYAFPVTLGSKFIRLHFFPSSYPDFTSSVDFFSVKANRYTLLSNFSSALYAQASGSDSFPREFCVNVEDGQMLNITFVPTPGVDAYAFVSGIEIVSMPTDLFYTEDIETAFKFVGSERISNLSRRTALELMHRIDVGGGSIEPPNDTGMFRSWNSDEEYLTIAKPGAYLSNLTIQFEYRDNRTRYAAPDLLYRTARSMGMDKENNENYNLTWEFPVDSNFTYLVRLHFCEFQPLITQKGDRVFMIYIATKIAEAEADVIEWSGGNGIPVFKDYVVTIEPKGNQKLQNISISLHPRTDQTVHADAILNGLEIFKLSSSSDNLAAPNHEIPQISPPTVATPIPKTTKLNGYKTPIGAIIGGAVSGFLVLSFLFFFIFRRRLKVKNSDSSDAPSWWGPFAVSSTKSAKTQGSTLPSDICRRFSLAEIKEATNNFDSVFIIGVGGFGNVYKGLINDGATTVAIKRLNPESQQGANEFKTEIEMLSQLRYLHLVSLIGYCYEDREMILVYDYMAQGTLRDHLYKTDNPPLSWNQRLEICIGAARGLQYLHSGAKNTIIHRDVKTTNILLDEKWVAKVSDFGLSKIGPSSMSKPHISTVVKGSFGYLDPEYCRFQRLTEKSDVYSFGVVLCEVLSARPAVNRSAVETPASLAEWARQCYSKGIFDEIIDPYLQGKIAPDCLRKFAEVAVSCLRDNGVERPSMSDVVWGLEFALQLQETAIKHCRLPNEIDIDMEIPTKGTSVADSSDDMFSSGSELMIGSRLSGMTFTSSSGEQSFLNNNSEKVKSGAIFSEINNPTGR, encoded by the exons ATGAGAAACGCCATTACTCTTCTATTTCTCTCTTTATTGTTCCACCATACTCTCCTCATCTCTGGAAACGACAGCATAGCTCTTGATTGTGGCTCTACAATTGATGGACCTGCAAAAGATGGTCGAAACTGGACTGCAGACACCAGTTCGAAATTCTTCCTGCTAGATCCAACCAACGCATCAAAAATCTACTCAGCTCTTAAATCTCCCATGAGTGATACTGTACCTTATAGAACAGCACGACTCTCGCGCTCCGAATTCACCTACGCATTTCCTGTGACGTTGGGCTCCAAATTCATTCGCCTTCACTTTTTCCCATCTTCCTACCCAGATTTCACCAGTTCCGTTGATTTTTTTTCCGTCAAAGCCAATCGCTACACGCTTCTTAGCAACTTCAGCTCTGCCCTTTATGCTCAGGCTTCCGGCTCAGACAGCTTTCCTCGAGAGTTCTGCGTAAATGTTGAAGATGGTCAAATGTTGAACATAACGTTCGTTCCCACTCCTGGTGTCGATGCTTATGCTTTTGTCAGCGGGATTGAAATCGTATCCATGCCAACCGATCTTTTTTACACAGAAGACATTGAAACTGCGTTCAAATTTGTTGGCTCGGAACGCATAAGCAACCTCAGCCGCAGGACTGCTTTGGAGCTGATGCACCGAATAGATGTGGGGGGCGGCTCCATTGAACCCCCAAACGACACTGGAATGTTTCGAAGCTGGAATAGCGATGAAGAGTATTTAACTATTGCAAAGCCAGGTGCATATCTCTCTAACCTCACAATTCAATTTGAATACAGAGACAACAGGACTCGTTACGCTGCACCCGACTTGTTATATCGAACTGCAAGGTCAATGGGGATGGACAAGGAGAACAACGAAAACTACAATCTCACTTGGGAGTTTCCGGTGGATTCTAATTTCACTTATCTTGTTAGGCTTCACTTCTGTGAATTTCAACCGCTAATAACTCAAAAGGGAGACAGAGTTTTTATGATATATATAGCTACTAAAATTGCAGAGGCTGAAGCTGATGTGATTGAATGGAGTGGTGGAAACGGTATCCCTGTCTTCAAAGATTATGTGGTCACCATTGAACCAAAGGGAAACCAAAAGCTACAGAATATCTCTATCTCACTGCATCCCAGGACTGACCAGACTGTACACGCTGATGCCATTCTGAATGGGCTTGAAATCTTCAAATTAAGTAGCAGTTCAGATAATCTTGCAGCGCCAAATCACGAAATACCTCAGATTAGTCCACCAACTGTAGCGACTCCGATTCCCAAAACAACAAAGTTGAACGGTTATAAGACACCAATAGGCGCCATTATCGGCGGTGCTGTATCGGGCTTTTTGGTGCTCTCTTTcttgtttttctttattttccgaCGAAGACTAAAAGTCAAGAACTCGGATTCTAGTGATGCACCTTCATGGTGGGGTCCATTTGCGGTATCTTCGACCAAGTCCGCAAAGACCCAAGGCTCAACTCTGCCTTCTGATATTTGTCGCCGTTTTTCACTGGCGGAGATCAAGGAGGCCACCAACAACTTTGACAGTGTGTTCATTATTGGTGTTGGAGGATTTGGTAATGTGTATAAAGGGTTGATTAATGATGGGGCCACTACCGTAGCGATAAAAAGATTGAATCCAGAGTCGCAACAAGGGGCGAACGAGTTCAAGACGGAGATTGAGATGCTCTCTCAACTTCGGTATCTTCATTTAGTGTCGCTAATTGGTTATTGCTACGAAGACAGGGAGATGATCCTAGTTTATGATTACATGGCTCAGGGAACTCTTCGCGATCACCTCTACAAGACCGACAATCCTCCACTTTCATGGAATCAACGGCTAGAGATTTGCATTGGTGCAGCACGTGGGTTGCAGTACCTTCATTCAGGCGCCAAGAACACCATCATTCACCGTGATGTGAAGACAACAAATATCTTGTTGGATGAGAAATGGGTCGCCAAGGTTTCAGATTTTGGATTGTCCAAAATAGGTCCCTCTAGCATGTCAAAACCCCACATCAGCACAGTGGTAAAAGGAAGTTTCGGGTACTTAGATCCTGAATATTGCCGATTTCAGCGATTGACAGAAAAATCTGACGTTTACTCATTTGGCGTTGTGTTGTGCGAAGTCTTATCTGCTAGACCCGCAGTGAATCGATCAGCTGTTGAAACACCTGCAAGCTTAGCAGAGTGGGCTAGGCAATGCTACAGCAAAGGAATATTCGATGAGATAATTGATCCATATCTGCAAGGAAAAATTGCCCCCGATTGTCTGAGAAAATTCGCTGAAGTTGCAGTAAGTTGCTTGCGCGACAATGGAGTTGAAAGACCATCAATGAGCGATGTGGTCTGGGGGCTTGAGTTTGCGTTGCAACTACAGGAAACTGCTATCAAACACTGTAGACTTCCAAATGAAATTGAC ATTGATATGGAGATCCCCACAAAGGGTACCTCAGTTGCTGATAGTAGCGATGATATGTTCAGTAGTGGCAGTGAGCTCATGATCGGCTCCCGGCTTAGTGGAATGACATTTACAAGCAGCAGCGGCGAGCAAAGTTTTCTCAACAACAATTCTGAGAAAGTAAAATCTGGTGCTATCTTCTCTGAGATCAACAACCCAACAGGGCGATAA
- the LOC110630092 gene encoding receptor-like protein kinase FERONIA isoform X1: MRNAITLLFLSLLFHHTLLISGNDSIALDCGSTIDGPAKDGRNWTADTSSKFFLLDPTNASKIYSALKSPMSDTVPYRTARLSRSEFTYAFPVTLGSKFIRLHFFPSSYPDFTSSVDFFSVKANRYTLLSNFSSALYAQASGSDSFPREFCVNVEDGQMLNITFVPTPGVDAYAFVSGIEIVSMPTDLFYTEDIETAFKFVGSERISNLSRRTALELMHRIDVGGGSIEPPNDTGMFRSWNSDEEYLTIAKPGAYLSNLTIQFEYRDNRTRYAAPDLLYRTARSMGMDKENNENYNLTWEFPVDSNFTYLVRLHFCEFQPLITQKGDRVFMIYIATKIAEAEADVIEWSGGNGIPVFKDYVVTIEPKGNQKLQNISISLHPRTDQTVHADAILNGLEIFKLSSSSDNLAAPNHEIPQISPPTVATPIPKTTKLNGYKTPIGAIIGGAVSGFLVLSFLFFFIFRRRLKVKNSDSSDAPSWWGPFAVSSTKSAKTQGSTLPSDICRRFSLAEIKEATNNFDSVFIIGVGGFGNVYKGLINDGATTVAIKRLNPESQQGANEFKTEIEMLSQLRYLHLVSLIGYCYEDREMILVYDYMAQGTLRDHLYKTDNPPLSWNQRLEICIGAARGLQYLHSGAKNTIIHRDVKTTNILLDEKWVAKVSDFGLSKIGPSSMSKPHISTVVKGSFGYLDPEYCRFQRLTEKSDVYSFGVVLCEVLSARPAVNRSAVETPASLAEWARQCYSKGIFDEIIDPYLQGKIAPDCLRKFAEVAVSCLRDNGVERPSMSDVVWGLEFALQLQETAIKHCRLPNEIDIDMEIPIKGTSVADSSDDMFSSGSELMIGSRLSGMTFTSSSGEQSFLNNNSEKVKSGAIFSEINNPTGR, translated from the coding sequence ATGAGAAACGCCATTACTCTTCTATTTCTCTCTTTATTGTTCCACCATACTCTCCTCATCTCTGGAAACGACAGCATAGCTCTTGATTGTGGCTCTACAATTGATGGACCTGCAAAAGATGGTCGAAACTGGACTGCAGACACCAGTTCGAAATTCTTCCTGCTAGATCCAACCAACGCATCAAAAATCTACTCAGCTCTTAAATCTCCCATGAGTGATACTGTACCTTATAGAACAGCACGACTCTCGCGCTCCGAATTCACCTACGCATTTCCTGTGACGTTGGGCTCCAAATTCATTCGCCTTCACTTTTTCCCATCTTCCTACCCAGATTTCACCAGTTCCGTTGATTTTTTTTCCGTCAAAGCCAATCGCTACACGCTTCTTAGCAACTTCAGCTCTGCCCTTTATGCTCAGGCTTCCGGCTCAGACAGCTTTCCTCGAGAGTTCTGCGTAAATGTTGAAGATGGTCAAATGTTGAACATAACGTTCGTTCCCACTCCTGGTGTCGATGCTTATGCTTTTGTCAGCGGGATTGAAATCGTATCCATGCCAACCGATCTTTTTTACACAGAAGACATTGAAACTGCGTTCAAATTTGTTGGCTCGGAACGCATAAGCAACCTCAGCCGCAGGACTGCTTTGGAGCTGATGCACCGAATAGATGTGGGGGGCGGCTCCATTGAACCCCCAAACGACACTGGAATGTTTCGAAGCTGGAATAGCGATGAAGAGTATTTAACTATTGCAAAGCCAGGTGCATATCTCTCTAACCTCACAATTCAATTTGAATACAGAGACAACAGGACTCGTTACGCTGCACCCGACTTGTTATATCGAACTGCAAGGTCAATGGGGATGGACAAGGAGAACAACGAAAACTACAATCTCACTTGGGAGTTTCCGGTGGATTCTAATTTCACTTATCTTGTTAGGCTTCACTTCTGTGAATTTCAACCGCTAATAACTCAAAAGGGAGACAGAGTTTTTATGATATATATAGCTACTAAAATTGCAGAGGCTGAAGCTGATGTGATTGAATGGAGTGGTGGAAACGGTATCCCTGTCTTCAAAGATTATGTGGTCACCATTGAACCAAAGGGAAACCAAAAGCTACAGAATATCTCTATCTCACTGCATCCCAGGACTGACCAGACTGTACACGCTGATGCCATTCTGAATGGGCTTGAAATCTTCAAATTAAGTAGCAGTTCAGATAATCTTGCAGCGCCAAATCACGAAATACCTCAGATTAGTCCACCAACTGTAGCGACTCCGATTCCCAAAACAACAAAGTTGAACGGTTATAAGACACCAATAGGCGCCATTATCGGCGGTGCTGTATCGGGCTTTTTGGTGCTCTCTTTcttgtttttctttattttccgaCGAAGACTAAAAGTCAAGAACTCGGATTCTAGTGATGCACCTTCATGGTGGGGTCCATTTGCGGTATCTTCGACCAAGTCCGCAAAGACCCAAGGCTCAACTCTGCCTTCTGATATTTGTCGCCGTTTTTCACTGGCGGAGATCAAGGAGGCCACCAACAACTTTGACAGTGTGTTCATTATTGGTGTTGGAGGATTTGGTAATGTGTATAAAGGGTTGATTAATGATGGGGCCACTACCGTAGCGATAAAAAGATTGAATCCAGAGTCGCAACAAGGGGCGAACGAGTTCAAGACGGAGATTGAGATGCTCTCTCAACTTCGGTATCTTCATTTAGTGTCGCTAATTGGTTATTGCTACGAAGACAGGGAGATGATCCTAGTTTATGATTACATGGCTCAGGGAACTCTTCGCGATCACCTCTACAAGACCGACAATCCTCCACTTTCATGGAATCAACGGCTAGAGATTTGCATTGGTGCAGCACGTGGGTTGCAGTACCTTCATTCAGGCGCCAAGAACACCATCATTCACCGTGATGTGAAGACAACAAATATCTTGTTGGATGAGAAATGGGTCGCCAAGGTTTCAGATTTTGGATTGTCCAAAATAGGTCCCTCTAGCATGTCAAAACCCCACATCAGCACAGTGGTAAAAGGAAGTTTCGGGTACTTAGATCCTGAATATTGCCGATTTCAGCGATTGACAGAAAAATCTGACGTTTACTCATTTGGCGTTGTGTTGTGCGAAGTCTTATCTGCTAGACCCGCAGTGAATCGATCAGCTGTTGAAACACCTGCAAGCTTAGCAGAGTGGGCTAGGCAATGCTACAGCAAAGGAATATTCGATGAGATAATTGATCCATATCTGCAAGGAAAAATTGCCCCCGATTGTCTGAGAAAATTCGCTGAAGTTGCAGTAAGTTGCTTGCGCGACAATGGAGTTGAAAGACCATCAATGAGCGATGTGGTCTGGGGGCTTGAGTTTGCGTTGCAACTACAGGAAACTGCTATCAAACACTGTAGACTTCCAAATGAAATTGAC
- the LOC110630114 gene encoding phenolic glucoside malonyltransferase 1 isoform X1, whose amino-acid sequence MASPDSVRVLEVCQVAAASGSPESATALSLPITFLDARYFKFPPAERIYFFKLHGSTPTFFHSVLVPTLKHSLSQTLRHFLPLAGHLTWPPHSPKPIILYSPNDAVSLTIAESDADLDRLVGDEIREASESRLCVPELPISDPKASVIALQITLFLNKGYSISIAMHHAVVDGKTASMFLKAWAHLCKNTAKGQTFTLSPELTPSFDRSTIKDPDELESFYLNHWVATTKLDSKSNPRSLKLLPNLLGVPPKLVRATFQLSRENIEKLRGAVVSYHQHGAAGLQPTREVRLSTFVLTCAYLSVCLVKARGGDANRMVYFLVAADCRSRLDPPISQNYFGNGVFVHDTVIEARTFMEENGVAIIAEKISGIIKGLEKGLFRGAKESHERLRSTGADVQKIGIAGSPRFLYYEEDFGWGKPNKVEIASIDRINGVSLMESRDGNGGIEIGIVMQRHEMEAFASLFVQGLN is encoded by the coding sequence ATGGCATCCCCTGACTCAGTAAGAGTACTTGAGGTCTGCCAGGTGGCTGCGGCCAGTGGCTCACCAGAGTCAGCCACCGCGTTATCCCTCCCTATAACATTTCTTGATGCAAGATATTTCAAGTTTCCTCCAGCTGAGCGCATCTACTTTTTCAAGCTCCATGGATCAACCCCAACCTTTTTCCATTCTGTACTTGTTCCGACACTCAAACACTCACTCTCGCAGACCCTCCGCCACTTCCTTCCTCTCGCTGGCCACCTCACTTGGCCACCTCATTCTCCCAAACCCATTATTCTCTACTCTCCAAATGATGCTGTTTCGCTTACAATTGCAGAGTCTGACGCCGATTTAGATCGCTTGGTAGGCGATGAAATCCGCGAAGCTTCTGAATCACGTCTTTGTGTGCCTGAGCTGCCAATATCAGACCCAAAAGCATCCGTAATTGCTCTGCAAATAACGCTTTTTCTTAATAAAGGGTATTCCATTTCCATTGCTATGCACCACGCAGTTGTTGATGGAAAGACAGCTTCTATGTTCCTCAAAGCATGGGCTCATCTATGCAAAAACACTGCAAAAGGACAAACTTTCACTTTGTCGCCGGAACTAACACCGTCTTTTGACCGATCGACTATCAAAGACCCAGATGAGCTCGAGTCATTTTACTTGAATCATTGGGTAGCTACCACCAAATTAGACTCGAAATCCAACCCAAGAAGCTTAAAATTACTGCCAAATCTTTTAGGAGTGCCACCCAAATTAGTTCGAGCCACATTTCAGTTGAGTCGTGAAAACATAGAGAAGCTCAGGGGAGCCGTAGTCAGCTACCACCAGCATGGAGCTGCAGGGCTACAACCTACGAGAGAAGTTCGTTTATCTACATTTGTACTTACATGTGCTTATCTGTCAGTTTGCCTGGTGAAAGCTAGAGGAGGAGACGCTAATAGAATGGTATACTTTCTGGTAGCTGCAGACTGTAGGAGCCGCTTAGATCCTCCGATTTCTCAGAATTATTTCGGCAATGGTGTGTTTGTGCATGATACGGTTATAGAAGCAAGAACTTTCATGGAGGAAAATGGAGTTGCTATTATAGCGGAGAAAATTAGTGGTATAATAAAGGGGCTGGAGAAGGGACTTTTCAGAGGAGCGAAGGAGAGCCATGAAAGGTTGAGATCTACAGGAGCAGATGTGCAAAAAATTGGAATTGCtggatcacctcggttcctgtATTATGAAGAGGATTTTGGATGGGGGAAACCCAACAAGGTTGAGATTGCTTCTATTGATAGGATAAATGGAGTTTCATTGATGGAGAGTAGAGATGGAAATGGAGGGATTGAGATTGGGATAGTTATGCAGAGGCATGAAATGGAGGCTTTTGCTTCCCTGTTTGTTCAAGGCCTGAATTAA